The Triticum aestivum cultivar Chinese Spring chromosome 6D, IWGSC CS RefSeq v2.1, whole genome shotgun sequence genomic sequence TTGCTTTGAGGATACTCAAATTGACCACAAGTTCATCAGGATGTGAAAGAAATTGGAGCGTTTTTGAACAAGTAATTCTCAACTTGCAAATACTCAAATCTGATCCTTACTTTGTTTTTGACAAGATATGAATCTCTAAGCTTCACTTTGCAATTTGTAGGTTGATGCAAAGAGGAGAAATAAAACTAGATGTGCGTCGTAGGGATGATCTAGTTTATGTTCAATTCAATGGAAGAATGCTAGACAAGAGAAAGAAGTACTCACCATCTTCTGATGTCCTCcttggtgaagatgcttccacggcCCAAGATTGGATATGTGAAGATGCTTACATTGATGATGAGATGGGGGCAACCGAAGATGACAGTGCAATAGAACCTGGTAGAAGTCTAAGGGTGAGAGAACTACATGAAGTGGAAGAGTTCGTTTCTGATGATGAATCTGACACTATGCCTATCAATGAGGGTGAGATAGAGTTTGAGTctgatgatgatgtggttgggaTAGAAGAGGCCGATGACAATGGTGAGGAAGACCATATGCAACCTTGAATCCTATGCCAATGACAATGTCTGATGTTTGCTAGCAGCCTAGAACTTTATTTTGGACTCTTGGTTGTGAGTTGTCAGAGAATCAGAGAGCAAAGGACTATGTGTTGATTGGTGTTTGGCTGTGTGCTAGAAAAGTAGCAAGAACTATGTTATTTGTGTTTTCTGGACCTTCTTATGACCTTGTTTAACCTTGTTTGAACATTCCAGCACCTTGTTATCACCTTATTTGCTTGCAAAGCAGCTAGACTACTATGTATTATATGCACTACTGTACTGTACTACTTTCAACTATAAGTGTTATCTCTTATCTCTTATGTAATATATATTATATATGCACTGTTTGAGTTTTGAAACATGCAAAAAGGGCATGTGTGTACTGTTACATATTGATGTAGTATTCCGTAGTATTGTGCTATTTAAAGGCATACTGTTTAAGTGAagattttttctatttttattttatcaGTCCTTGAAACCTATGACTTATAAAAAACTGACCGATTAATAGTCCACCGATAAAATCAATTAACCATCCGATTCTCCGATTAATCACTAATCTCCAGCCGACCGAGAcgataacgataagcgatatcccaaACATTGGTAAATGCATTAGTACCCTTACCACTAGTTTTTATCTCTTTGAACAAGTAACATAGAAAGCAAAATGCAGATTCCTTCTTGATACTATATTCAAGCCAACTATGATTATGAAGCCACAAAGGATTGAATGAACGTTCTCTACTCCCAATTGTTCTTTTTTAAAAGTTATGTGCATAAGGTTTGAATGGATTTTTAAGGATATATGCTCTTCGAACTGCATCTTGATCATTGACAGGATAACTTGCAATGGGTAGCCTTTCCCAAGGATCATGTTTAAGATGGATAAAATCATAAACCGGTGGCGATGGCGGTGAGACATCTTCAGTTTGCTCTATGGTCACATTCGACATAGACAATATTGGTTCTTCACTTTGCTCTTCAATCACAATCGGTACACACACAACTTCGCTGGTTTGCTCTTCAACCACATCCGACATATTctccgccttcttcttcttccctattTGCATAGCTTCTCTCTGGAAAAGAGAAACAATGTCTCCAACCCTCTTCATTTTTCAATAAATCTGCAAGAAAACTACTTTCTATCAATAAAGCTAATTGGGTATTTTGTTTCTGTTCATGTAGTGGATAGCATAGGGGAAAAAAGCAAACCCTAAATCAGAAATTTGAGGATTTTGGTACCTTAAATCGGAGTATTCTAGTTTCTGCAGATTGGTTAATGAGCAAGCAAAGTAGCAAACTGCCCGGATTTGCAGCCGGAGTGAGGCCACGAGGGCAGGGGCGCTGGACAGCCGGCCGGCGGCAGCAGCGCAGCCGTGCGCAGGCAGGGAAGGGGCGAGGGCCGAGGGGCGAGCAGCCGCGCAGGGGGAGGGCCGGGCGGGCGGGCGGGAGAACCGGAGGAGAGGCGGAGTTTCCTGGCGGCAGCAGCCGGCAGGGGCGCGACTGGCGGCGAGCCAGCGACGAACGGCGAGGCGGCTGCCTCACTGCCTGGGGGTCACGGGGTCAAGCACTGGGCGTGGGCGTGCGCATGCGTCGGGGACTAGGGCGTCGGGACGAGGAACCTGGACTGGGCGTCTGTGCTTGTGTTTATTGGGCCGTTTTTTTCTGGCCCACTAGTATGTGTAGGTATATAGGCTGTCTCAAAATCCCAGGATGGGCCGCGGCCAACCTTGGCCACCCTGTACGTCCGCCACTGCTTATGTCCTCTCGTCTACAATAGTTATGACGACGTGCTCCAAGAAGGAGATAGTCACTCTCTTCCCAGAGATCACGAGCTTACCATGCGGCCACTCCGGTATGTCTATGCCGGTGACGAGCACCATCTTGGTGAGCTAGGCGATGAGGTAGCTGATGTAGGCACCTTCCATCTCAAAGCAAGTCTTGATTAGGAGGGTCTAATTGCCTCTAGCCCAGCAAGAACGTGGTCGTACACACATGACTCACGATGGAAGCTGGTGAACACGATTTCGGCAGCCTGGTAGGCCAAGACGGTGGCGAGGGAGAACTACGGCGAGAAGATCATCCCGGCGAGGCTCGCGTTTGACATCATGGATACTTGTGACATAATGGAAGGTTGGAACCCGCTGATGAGATCCACGGTTACAAACTGGGTCAAAGCTGTAGGTTCGCCGACGTGCTCCATGCATAATCAAGTTCGAGGTGTGCAAGAGTCGTTGGAGTAGTGCAGGCCGCACGACAACTAGGAGACGGTGAGGCTCCCCACTGAGAAGCTTAGAATCAGAAGAATGGCCATGGCAAGCTTCATGCTGATGTCAGGCATCTATGTAATGTGCGCGACGTGCAGCGGAGGGTGCACGAGGCCGGGTGCAGCTGTGTGGAGGTTCACCTCACCAAAAACCGCTTGCCCAAACCACTCTAATCGGGATTAGGGGCTGATTCACAAGGTTTTGAAAAGACGTTGGAGTAGTGCAGGTCGCACGGCAACTAGGAGACCGTTAGGCTCACCACCAAGAAGCTTGGAGTTAGAAGAACAGCCCTCACAAGCTTCGTGCTGATATCGGGCATCCATGGATATTTCGGGCAATGTGCGCGACGTGCAGTGGAGGATGGACTAGGCCGGGTGCAGCTGGGCGGAGGTCCAGAGCGACCTGCACGATGCCACATCACCAAAAAAGTTGCCTGCCCAAACCACTCTAATCAGGATTAGGGAGTAATTGACAAGGTTTTGGAAAGACCAGGGGGTTAAGTAGCGGGTTTTAAACCTCAGGGGCTAAATTGGCCGGCTCGTGAAACTCCAGGGGGCTATGTAGacttcttccctcctctccccttTCCGTTACAAGGAAACGCATTCCAGAATCCAGATCACAATTCTGCCCGATGGACGCCGGCGGCGAGACTGCGGCCCTCCTCCACCGCCAGGGCCTGCCCCTCCGCCCCCGGCACACGCCGGAGTCTCTGGCCCCGTACGTGCCTCTCCACCACTTCTCCTCCAATCTGACGATCTCCCCACTCGGCGCGAGCGATGAAGGCGACGACGAGAGGACGCCCGGCCTCATctcgccggcggcggaggcgcTGGGCAAAGACGACCTCCTCGCCGAGATCCTCGCCCGTCTCCCCCCGCAGCCGTCCTTGATCCTGCACGCCTCCGTCGTCTCCAAGCGCTGGGGTCGCCTCGCCGCATCCGCCGCCTTCCGCCGCCGCTTGCGCGACCACCACCGCAAGCCCCCTGTCCTCGGCGCATTCGAGAGGGACGGGAAGAAGCTCCTCTTCATCCCTGCCATGGACTCTCCAGATCGCATCCCCGCGGAGAGGTTCTCCCTGCAGGTCTGCGCCGACGAGGCCACCAATGACCACTGGGGCGTGCTCGGCTGCCGCCATGGGCGCGTCCTCGTCGTCAACTGGACGCGGTGTGAGCTCGTGGTGTTCGACCCCGTCTCCGGTGACCGCGGCATCGTTCCGTTTCCGCCAGATTTCGACAATCACGCTTACAACACCAATGGAGCTTTGATCGGCGACCAGCAGCTCCGGTCCAGCGCATTTCAGTTGGTCTTGGTAGGCTTTTCTGCCAATGGCGGCGTAGGAGTTACTGCAGCCAGCGTCTACTCCTCGGAGACCGGTGAGTGGGGACAACTCATTGCTGCAGCGAGACCATGTGCTGTTGGCCATCTCCCCTGCACACTCATTGGCAAAAGGCTCTACTGGTGGCTCATTGAGCGTGACCATGGTATACTGGAGTTCAATTTGGAAACCAAGAGCCTAGCTGTGATCACTAAGCCTTCCATTGAGAACATCCACAGCTGCCGGAGCCGGATCATCAGTGGGGAGGATGGCGGTGTTGGACTCGTCGTATTCTCGTACCATAGCTTGCAAATGTGGGACCGTAAGGTCAGTGATCGGGGTGTCGCGACATGGGTGCTGCGGAAGACAGTTGACATGCGTGGCAAGCTTGCTCTGCCCTCTAACTTGGAGGCAGGGAAATCGACTATTCTGGGGTACACTGAGGATGCGGATGCGATTATTATATCGGTGCACACATTCCCCTGGGTGCAGAATGGCGATGTTTATGTCTTCCTGGTTCAGCTCGACTTAATGCAGTGCAAGAAACTCCATGGAAGCTTTATGGAAAATTTGTATCACCCGTACGCAAATTTCTACGCTGGTAATTGCTTATCCTTACACTTCGTTAGTGGCCAGAATGCACATGTTTTTGTAGCCTTAAAATGTTTACGGATGACTTAGTTATTTTTTCCTCTTTAGTTAATCGATAAATCATGACTTTTTGTGTGTTATATTCTCTCCTTATTTGCCCTAAAAGATAGAAAATTATGTTGACTAACTTATTGCATCCTATGTATGATTGTTGCAAATGTTCACATACTTTCTATGGCTATATGATTAATTACCAGGCCCAACGGCGCTCAAACTTCTTGGTCGTCTAGACAGTGAATGGGATACTGCTGTACCACAAGCGTAATGGCCAGTCCATCATGGTACCAGTCAAGCTACTACCTAGGTTCGAGTCTCCCCAATTACTTTATATGCAAGGCTGAGAGGCGGCCCTTCCCCCGTTGGTTGCATTTGTTGCAATAGTTATCATGTCTCATGTTCATTTTGTTCTTGCTTTCGGAACATTGTGTTGTGCTGCAAGATGCGACTTTCTGTTAAACTGGCTGTGTGTACTTTGTGTTGAGGGTATGTGTTCGAACTCAGGTTGGGAGCGTCCTGTTTGTAACATTTGCTGTAAAGTAGTTCCATTATCTTATGATAGTGGAACTAGAGTCGTATGGATAGAATAATGAATTTACTGTATGAAAGATAGCAAACTATTTTAATTAATCTCTTCTACCACATCATTTTACTCAAAAATTCACATAAATTATATAAATACTAATTGTGTTGTTTAAAGATATCTTGTAGTTAAAAAGCACATCCATAGTTAAAGCTAAGTATAGAATGCTTTAAGGGGGAGACCATTGCTTCTGTCTACCTTCTTTTTATTATACCCATAAATATGTCATAACATGTTGCTGGCTTACCTGAACCAAGTCCTTTATGCTGTACTAGGACTAGGAGTCTAGCTGTAATTAGTAATACACTTCATATGGCTAAGTTGAAAACTAGTCATAAAGAAGAATCAGATGATGTGCTGTACATTAGGTTATGTCAGGGTAATAAGTTTGGTGATCTTCAAAGATTCAGTCATAAGTTCCTTCAGATTACACAAGGAGGTCAGGATGTCAGAATACCCACAGGATACGAAGGCAGAGAGATCCGTGCCGGATATGCTACAGTACTAGTGTGTGCCGGATATGCTACGGGACACAGTTTGCCAGTTGGCCGCTTCTGAAGGTTCAAATAGAAGATCTTAATTCTGATGCTTGATGATACTCAGGAATCTGCTTATTCCTGAACACCCGGAAAAATGTGATTCTATTTTAAAAGGGTAGTGTTTTTATTTAGGATCATGTCACACACTAGCCAGTGTTAAGGTGATTTTGTTGAGCCTATAGTTGCAAAAACTGAGTGTGTCTTCCTTATTCTTTTTTTGTCGCTGAAATGCCCTTTTAGCTAATATTGCTGGATCTCGCAGAAATCTTGATGCTGCAGTAGCTCAGTCGTGCATTAGTTTTTTTTCTTGGGAAAAGGAGGATGCCTTTTTTCCACAGAGTCCTGTTATGCATATGATTCTTTATGTACGATTCTTGTAGAAACACAGCACATCAACCAGTTCTTGGGGTGGAACAGAAAATACAGCACAACACTGGTTCTTCCATCGTAAATGGATTGTATCACAAAATGTCGTATGTGCAGCAGTTACAATTTTCCTGTGCACCACAAAATTTTCCTGTGTATCACAAAATTTCCAGTAGTTTGCGGGGGGAACCCTTTTTCGTCAAAATTCCAGTAGTTTGCAAGGTGTTCAAAACAAAGCATTAAACACATGGTACCCCTTATCTTTGCCATTTTTTGTGTTCTATAGCTCAGGCTACATGGTACCCCTTATCTTTGCCATCCATTTCTGCATCGCGATCCGTGTAGATGCATTTGTcttttttatttctctcaaatgaCACAACATATAAACTTCAAATTTTGCAGAACAACAATACATTCTAACTACAATCTggaaaaaaactttcagattttttcatgcattttaaaTACTTAAAATAATATTTTTAGTCAAACAAAATCTCATTTGGTATATTTATATCAgaccaaaaaatctgaaagttttttcacacGTTGATGTTTTAATGTTTGTTCgatctgcaaagtttgaagttcatatgttgtttcattttagagaaacaaaaaagagaaatctaCTTGTCGTAAGTTAGTTGGAGAGTACGGATCTCAAAGCAAGGCTGGAGGGTTGAGGATAAGAGGTTTCATGTAGCCTGAGCTACAAAGGAactttgtgtttaaacacataccACTCTCTGTTCACTAGAATGCATGTGTACCTGTACGGCAGGTCAAACCCAGTATTTGAGCTGATTGTCGACAATCAGCTCAAATACTGGGTTTGACCTGCCGTACAGGTACACATGCGCTGTGGTCAATGCTCAATGCGAAGCTGTTCTGATAAGTTAGGGGGCCGGACGGATTATATGTCTGACTGATTTGTTGCAACCTATGATTGTTGTGAATGTTCACATACTTTCTATGGATATATATGGTTACCAGGCCCAGCGGCGCTTCGACTTCTTGCTCGTTTGGACAATGATCAGGCTGCTGCTGTACAACAAGCGTAATGACTACTGCATCATGCTACAAGTCAAGCTACATCAGTTCGAGTCTCCACAATTACATTAAATTCAACGCTGAGAGGCGGATCTTTCCCCCTCGGCCGCATTTGTTGTAACAGTTGTAATGTCTCATGCATGCTTTATTTGTTGTTGGCTTCTGAAGCCTTGTGCTGTGCCGCAAGGTGTGAATTTCTTTTAAACTGGCTCTGTGTGTACTTGTCTTGTGGGTATGTGTTTGAAGTAAGGTTGGGAGCGTCCCGTTTGGAACATTTATTGTATAGTCAAACTTGAGCGAATGTTGTATCGGTAAAGAATGATTTTACTGTATGAAAGATACAGCAAACTATTTTGATTTAGTTAATTTGTTCTATCATATCATTTTACTGCAAAGGTTCGCATACATTCCATAAATATCCATTGTGTTGTTTAAGATAACAGTGTAGCGAAAGATCACCTTCATGGTTAATATAACACCTTGATATTCATAACATGTCCAACTTGTTCGCCATCCATCTGCCCCCCTAACTTGCAGAACAGCTCCATGAGCATTGACCATAGCACATGATTTTTCTTTGTTCCTTTGGAGTAAGCTGCTCTAGACAATCAGTTCAAATACTGTGTTTGAACTGTCGTAGAGGTACACATGCATTCTACCATGTCTACAGTGTTCTGCTGCTGTGAACAGAGAGACGTGAATATATTGCTATATTTTGAACACCTTGCAAATCATTGGAGACTTTCCCATTTTAGGAAGGAAATGAATCTGCCCTTTTTTATATAACTAAAATAGTTATTGTTTTCAAGTATTGGAGTTTCTCCCACCCTGAAGTGATAACTGCGCAGTGCATTGAAAGCACCTCAGATACATAGCCGTGCAGTGGTTTAGCACAGGCTGGCTAGTGGACCCTGCCCACTCAGGCGCATCGACCTGGGTATGGTATACCTATATAAGCTTACCATATAACAATAACAATTATATTTCAGTTTTATCAGATGCCACCTAAAGGGTTGACGCAACGATGCTGCTAACCTAGATGACAAAGTTAATACACAAAATGACAATGGACTCGCCATAGGAAAAAAAAGGCATTCCACAAACAACCAAATATACACAGATATTTCCCTAAAATGCATGGATAACCAAATGCCGACCTAAACTATTCATATGACGATCCATCAATCGCAACATATTGATGCACACCATGCATCTATAAGGAAGGCATCTACCTCATAAGTAACACTGGTTTTGAAAGGCAATGAGAACTATTTTCTAAAGAAAAGTTTGATGTATAGTTATGGCAGCAATCGTACTGGACTCCCGCCGCCTGCTAGgctcactataccaagaattcacTGATACAATCCTCTACTAGCCATCTTTTTATTAGGAAAGTGGCACACACCAGGGGGTAGCGCATTGGAATCTGCCGAACAGTTCGGGGCAAATCCTGATCCTGAAGAAAGCGTGATCAGCAGAGGCTGAGTCCAGCCATCTCCCAGTGAGAGGCTTGCATTATTTTCCTGTTGTTTTTTTAGCAAGTCTAAAACTGGCTCATAAAGTTTACAAGCAtatagaaaaatgaatattttatgttgttcttttttggttttttttttcattttaaaaGCTGCTGGTAGGGAATCCATTTCACCCTTGACATGAGTCAAACGGCACATTTTCATCAACCAAGTTTATCACCTGTGATATGAGTCAAAACAAATGCAGATCAAATGGAACTGGAGATTGCTTCGCTGGCTGGACGTACTTCATGCTCTAACAATGCCTGTGCAGCGACCAATCTCTTTGGTCCCTAATGCACGAGAAATAAGAAAAAGATCAGCACATATTAACTTCACAATAAGGAAAATCGTGCCTGAATAATTGAAGTAGGGTCATTCCAGCAAATTCAGCAATATTAGGTAAAATTGCATTTGGATAAGCGAAAAAGGCATACATGGAGAAGGATAAAAGGAAGACATAAGTATTGAGCCCATCTTGACGGACGGTTCAGAATTACTCAGATTTTGAATAATAAAGGTGGGACACTGACCATGTTGAGGCAGGCTTCATTTCTAACTGTGTCCATCATTGCTGTCCAAGGTAACCATATGTGACAAAAACTAACAATATCACTCACAAGTTACAGCAATTCAGCTCATCATCTTCTATGAGAATAATTCATTCATATACTACTTGTACTGGGATTAAAGAACGAAGCTGTTCAGAGTTTGCATCCCATTTTTCACTGAAGCTTCatctatacctaatattaaagggaggaaGATTTTATAGTTCTCCATCCATCACTCCTTCATATTCGTTAATTTTATGTTAACCACATAGATTGACGGCTGAGATTTAAAAGAATAATCGTTGATCGCAGTTCAGAAATTTCATCCCCACGTTAGTTCATCCATGCGCTTGGCTGTGTATCCAGGTCGTATACAACAAGAAAAGCTTGGTTGTGTccgtgtccaagtctccaagatgggGCTGCTGGAGGCTGTGACCGGGGAAGATGAAAAGAAAGATGAGGAGATCATCATAGGGATGGACGCGGGAATCGAGCCACCACGAGGACAGTGTGGCACGAGGACGTGTCCATGTGCTGCActggtggagaaggaggtggagaaggaggtgaaAGCGAGCTGGACTCAAGGTGACTCATCCCGGCGAGCGTCTTACCGAGTGGGTCATCGGGGTCGGTAATGAGCAAGCGACCGAGCACCGCCGGCGGCGGCACGGCTAGGTTACCGTCGAGGCGACAAGGCGGCATGCCATCGCCTCTCCTGTCTCGCTACGATGCATCAGTTTGGGTCATTACAACGGCAGCCTTGAGGGCGGCCCATACCTTCCAGGGACGGGCCGACACTTGCCACACTAGGGAGCGATCCCATCCCGATGTCACAAGTGCCGCCGCCGTCTGCCCCAACCCAATCGCCGCCCAAATCAATCTCGGCCAGGCCCCACTGCTGATGTGGCACCATGGTACCCCCAGCACCGGTCCCCCGTTGCTCGAGTTCTTGTTGTGCCTCCCGCTTCTGCTGCCACTGCCCCTGGATGTGTGACTAGGATCCTCCAGCGCCAAACTTCACTTCACTGTCCGCACGCAGACGTCTGAGCTCCGCTGCTCACCTGCGCAGTCCCTGCACCTGCGGGTGTCGCCGCTCCCGGCCACCCTGGTGTGATGTTGTGCATGTGCGAGGCAGTGCTAGAAGCGTCGATTGTGGTGGTACTGGTGGTGGAAAGCATGCTCGTGGTAATCAGGATAGACATGTTGTTGCCGCgcgctctctctctcactcacgaCTAGAGGTAAAAGAAGGAGAAGCACAATACACTAAAGTTTCATCCGGCTGCACATACAGCCCCCGCCCCCGTTACTATTCCAAAAACACCAAACTCTGCTCAATAAACACCCACTGGCAGCCGTGACTTTGTAGTCCGACAGCGACGCTACCCTCACGTTTCCTAGCTAGCTCTCCGCTGCATGCAAACAAGCAAACCGGCCATGCGCGCGACGCGGCCAGCTCCACCGGTCGCCGCTAACAGCCTGCTGACCATCTAGCTAACTAACTCATGCCGCTGACCATCACGCCACACACATACAACTACTACAAGTAGACACActacacacgcgcgcacacacatttTGCCACGGCTTCCTCTGCGTCCCGCACGTCGCGCGCGCACTCGACACGCCCGATGAGTCCGACACCATTaatgcgtcccgcacgtcccgcgcgtcccgcgcgcacccgacgcgcccggCGAGCCCGACACCACAGTGCGTCCTGCGCGAATCcgtcgcgcccgacgagcccgaccacacGCCTACACCGCGGTCCCGCCGCGCCTGACACGCCCGgcgcgcgcccatacacgcgcccgACGCGCCCGACACTGGCGCCGCGGCTTATTCCCCCCAACATTGACCCCCTAAGCCGTGGCCTCGCCGCACGGCCTGCCGACAGGGGCCCTGACTCGTCGTCGTCGCCTTGTCGCCATGTACGCCTCCGCTGCGTCTCCGGCACAAGCCGCCgctcgctgccgctgccgctgcagcaGCCCGCAGTCCCGTGCGCCGCCACGCCGCGTCTTCGTGCCACGCGTCTCCACGGTTGTCGCACTGAGCCGTCGCGAcctctgcgccaccacgcaggtccttcGCGACCTCTTCGTCTCCACGACCGCCGGGCCCTTCACGCACACGACATCACACCACACAGCCATGGACTCGCCGCGCATTGCCGTCGCCATGCGCTCGCCGCGCGCCGCAGCCGATGCCTCCATGTGggccgcgcgccacggccgcccCTTAAACCTTGTGGCTCTGaataccaattgttgttgccgcTCTCACTCTCACCCAggactagaggtagaagaaggaggagcACAATACACTGAAGTTTCACCCGGCTGCACATACAGCCCCGTTACTACTCCAAAAGCACCAAACTCTGCTCAATAAACACACACTGACAGCCGTGACTTTGTAGTCCAACAGCGACGCAGCCCTCACGTTTCCTAGCTAGCTCTCCGCTGCATGCAAACAAGCAAACCAGCCATGCGCACCACGCGCGCTATGTGCGCGACGCGGCCAGCTCCACCGGTCGCCGCTAACAGCCTGCTGACCATCTAGCTAACTCGTGCCGCTGACCATCACGCCACACACATACAACTGCTACAAGAAGACACACTACACACGCATGCACGCACATTTTGCCACGGCTTCCTCTGCGTCCCgtacgtcccgcgcgcacccgacgtgCCTGacgagcccgacaccaccaatacgtcccgcacgtcccgcgcgcacccgacgcgcccgacaaGCCCGACACAACCAGTGAGTACCGCACGTCCTGCGCGAAATCCGTCGCACCCGACCAGCCCGACCACACACGCCTACACCGCGGTCCCGCCGCGCCTGACACGCCCAGTgcgcgcccatacacgcgcccgACGCGTCCGACACTGACGCCGCGGCTTATTCCAGCCAACAAGACAGGGTTTCTGTGTTAACACCGATGGAGACGGCAAGGAAAGCAGGGAGAGGCGGGCGTGTCGGAGAAGGCGTCAGTTTCTGTCACAAGATCGTTTCCCACCCCCATTAACCGTGGCTGCTGATGCTTTCCTCCGAGGATATCCATCCATGGCTCCCTTCTTTCTAACCTTTATTCTCGAGTATTACAATTCGTGCCATGCCCAACAAAACATTGGTCCGTTGATCTTTGTTTTAGATAGCAGCGTCATGTGGGTTAA encodes the following:
- the LOC123140759 gene encoding uncharacterized protein, translating into MDAGGETAALLHRQGLPLRPRHTPESLAPYVPLHHFSSNLTISPLGASDEGDDERTPGLISPAAEALGKDDLLAEILARLPPQPSLILHASVVSKRWGRLAASAAFRRRLRDHHRKPPVLGAFERDGKKLLFIPAMDSPDRIPAERFSLQVCADEATNDHWGVLGCRHGRVLVVNWTRCELVVFDPVSGDRGIVPFPPDFDNHAYNTNGALIGDQQLRSSAFQLVLVGFSANGGVGVTAASVYSSETGEWGQLIAAARPCAVGHLPCTLIGKRLYWWLIERDHGILEFNLETKSLAVITKPSIENIHSCRSRIISGEDGGVGLVVFSYHSLQMWDRKVSDRGVATWVLRKTVDMRGKLALPSNLEAGKSTILGYTEDADAIIISVHTFPWVQNGDVYVFLVQLDLMQCKKLHGSFMENLYHPYANFYAGPTALKLLGRLDSEWDTAVPQA